In Streptomyces sp. NBC_00306, a single genomic region encodes these proteins:
- a CDS encoding 2OG-Fe dioxygenase family protein, translating into MDHVVDVSGRTPLAPSFDPAAAAGQALTTTGAHLMPAAATMACLGVDVDQWRRFTTHWESLTADPYASERGTRRLRRYGHFVFSAPRRCFHLLPPAAFVQPESSNPLYVDVDRRFDPLTSSFVADPVVGSLLRMLGRLATGLDDSERWDVKVHPFRVIASGEAAGLPTPEGLHRDGVTLVSSLMVGRRNATGGESEVRDMDGNRLLATTLDEPGTLLLGDDRRTLHGVSPVRPLDPHTQARRDVLVVTYAPRRGTTG; encoded by the coding sequence ATGGACCACGTCGTCGACGTTTCCGGACGCACCCCCCTCGCTCCCTCGTTCGATCCCGCGGCTGCCGCCGGGCAGGCGCTGACGACCACCGGCGCGCATCTGATGCCCGCGGCCGCCACGATGGCCTGCCTGGGCGTCGATGTGGACCAGTGGCGGCGGTTCACCACCCACTGGGAATCCTTGACGGCGGACCCGTACGCCTCCGAGCGGGGCACCCGCAGGCTGCGCCGGTACGGGCACTTCGTCTTTTCCGCACCGAGAAGGTGTTTTCACCTGCTGCCGCCCGCCGCCTTCGTGCAGCCGGAGAGCAGCAATCCGCTCTATGTCGATGTCGACCGCCGATTCGATCCCCTGACCAGCTCCTTCGTCGCCGATCCCGTGGTGGGTTCCCTGCTGCGGATGCTGGGCCGGCTGGCGACGGGCCTGGACGACAGCGAGCGGTGGGACGTGAAGGTGCACCCCTTCCGGGTCATCGCGTCCGGCGAAGCCGCGGGGCTGCCCACTCCCGAGGGACTGCACCGGGACGGGGTCACCCTCGTCTCGTCGCTCATGGTGGGCCGGCGCAACGCCACGGGAGGGGAGAGCGAGGTCCGGGACATGGACGGAAACCGGCTGCTGGCCACGACCCTCGACGAACCGGGGACACTGCTGCTCGGTGACGACCGGCGCACGCTGCACGGAGTGTCGCCCGTCCGGCCGCTGGACCCGCACACCCAGGCGCGCCGGGACGTCCTGGTGGTGACATACGCGCCACGTCGTGGCACGACGGGCTGA